GTGATTTCGCGATAGCCGATATCGTCGCTGTTGGCGGCCAAGACCGTCACCGCTCGATCCAGGTCGGACTTCGACACCGTGAAGGTAAGATCCGTCGTCGAGCCATCGGCCGACACATTCTGAACAATCATGTCGACGTTGATGTTGGAGTCTGCGAGCGGGCCGAATATGGCCGCTGCAATCCCAGGTTTGTCCGCCACATTTGCAAGCGTTATCTTGGCCTCGTCGCGGTTGTAGGCAATGCCACTGACGATTTCTTTTTCCACGATTTCTCCCTCATCCACGACCAGCGTCCCCGGTACATCGTCGAAACTCGACCGCACCTGCAAACGGACCTGATGCTTCATTCCCATGGTTACGGCGCGGGTCTGCAGGACCTTGGCCCCGAGCGACGCCATCTCAAGCATTTCCTCGTAGGTGATCTTGTGTAGCTTCTTGGCCTTGGAGACGATCCGCGGGTCGCACGTATATACGCCGTCGACATCGGTGTAGATGTCGCAACGGTCGGCTTGAAGCGTGGCCGCCAAGGCGACCGCCGAGGTGTCGGAACCGCCGCGTCCCAGCGTGGTGACGCGATTGTCGGAGCCAACGCCTTGGAACCCGGGCAGAATAGGAACCTGACCGGCGATCATTCGGCGGTCGATTTCCCGCGCGTCGATGTGCTCGATTCTGGCTTTGCCGTGGCTGCCGTCGGTGCGCACCGGAATCTGCCAGCCCAGCCAAGAGCGGGCGTCGATCCCCATTTGCTGCAATGCCATGGCCAAGAGGCCGCAGGTAACCTGCTCGCCAGCCGAAACGACAACATCGTATTCGCGCGCGTCGTGCATCGGCGCCACCGCCTCGGTGAGGCGGGCCAGCCGATTGGTTTCGCCGGCCATTGCCGATACGACGACGGCGACCTCGTTGCCGAGGTCGATCTCCCGCTTGACCTTTTCCGCGACACCGCGGATGCGATCGACATCCGCCACCGACGTCCCGCCGAACTTCTGCACAATGCGCGCCATGGGCGACCTTTCGTCCCGCTCCTCATTGGGGTGTTGTCTGAGATGGGCCGCGACCGGCCCGCCGATCCGGCCGGTGTTATTGCCGTATCACCAGCGGGTATTCATACTGTCAGTCATGGCAGCGGCGCAATAGGGCGCGCTGTGGCGGAGGACGGCACCCATGGCGGCGGCGAAGGCCAAGGCGAAGCGCATATCGCGCGGCTCCACCATCGACGACGACGAAGTCGCGCGCTTTGCCGCATTGGCCGAGGATTGGTGGGATCCCACCGGGCCACTCCGTTCGCTGCACAAGTTGAACCCGGTTCGCCTCAAATTCATCCGCGATCGCGTAGCCAACCATTTCGGACGAGATCCGCTCGACCCGGCGCCGCTGCACGGTTTGCGGCTGCTCGATATCGGTTGTGGCGGCGGGTTGCTGTGCGAACCGATGCGACGGCTCGGCGCCTCGGTCGTCGGCATCGACGCGGCCGAGCGAAATGTTGCCGTGGCCCGTATTCACGCCGAGCAAGGCCGGCTCGATATCGACTATCGTCATGGCAGCGCCGAAGACCTCGCCGCCAGCGGCGCGCGCTTCGACGTCGTCCTTACGATGGAAGTCGTCGAGCACGTTGCCGACGTCGAGCTGTTCCTCTCGGCCTGCGCCGACCTTCTCGATCCCGGCGGCTGCCTGGTCGCGGCGACCATCAATCGGACGGCCAAGGCGTTCGCACTGGCGATTGTCGGCGCCGAGTACGTCCTCGGCTGGCTGCCGCGAGGTACCCACGACTGGCGCGAATTTGTCCGTCCGTCGGAAATGGTGGAGGCGCTGCGCGCCGGCGACGTCGCCGTCAACGAACTGACCGGCGTGATCTATAACCCGATCAACGACGCTTGGTCGACGAGCCGCGATCTCGACGTCAACTACATGGCGTTCGCCACCAAGCCGGCCGGCGGCGATTGAACGATAGAGTTTAGTGTTCGGTGCGGTCGACCCAGGGTATGCGCTGGACCTCGATGCCTTCGTCGCGGAGCGCGTCATGTTCTTCCTTGTCCGCTTCCCCGTAGATGCCGCGCTCTTCGGTCTCGCCGTAGTGAATGCGGCGCGCCTCCTCGGGAAACTTCTCGCCGACATAGTCGCAATTGGATTCGACCTTGCGGCGCAATTCCAGCATCGCTTCGCGTGCCTTGCGCGCCACCATGACCGTCTTGTGGGCATCGGCCGGCGCCGATTTCTCGGATCCGGAGTGGGCTAGACGGGGTGCCATGATTGCCTTTTCGACCTTGGCGCCGCCACAGGCCGCACAAGCGACCTCCCCGGCCGCCGCAAGCGCATCGAAACTGTCGCTGCTGCGAAACCACGCTTCGAACGCGTGGGTGCACTCCTGGCATTGTAGTTGGTACTTGATCATCGATAGCCCAATGGCACCGGTGGAGGTCACAATTCGTCCGCAAACCTATATTTTGGGCGCCGGCGGTCGCCTGGCAAGAGGAAATGCGTTATGACAAGGCACCATAGAAGAGGTTTGCCTGCGCCTTGGATTGTGCGGTTCGGCGCCCTGATCCGAACTGGCGGCACGGTACTGGATGTCGCCTGCGGCAGCGGTCGGCATACGCTCCACTTTCTCGAACGCGGGTATCATGTCGTCGCTTCGGACATCGACGTGTCCCGCCTCGATGACCTCACGGAATTTCCATACCTGGAAATCGTACAAGCTGACCTCGAAAGCGGTGCCTGGCCGTTCGCCGGCCGGACCTTCGATGGTATCGTCGTCGCGAATTATCTCTACCGGCCGCTGTTCCCGCTCTTGTCGGGAGCATTGGCGCCCGGCGGCGTCCTCCTCTACGAGACGTTTGCCCACGGCAACGAACGGTTCGGACGGCCGCGCAACCCCGACCACCTGCTGCGACCGGGAGAATTGCTCGATGCCTTCGGTCCGGCGCTTCATGTTATCGCCTTCGAGCAGGGGATTATCGACCCGCCGCAACGCGCCGCAATTCAACGACTCTGTGCCGGACGCGCCGAACAGGGCGATAAACTGTGGCCGCTCGCCCCATGACCGCACCGCCGCGGCGTCCTCCAACTACGCCTCATGGCGGTTGAAATCGATGGCGCGAGCGCCAATTATCAGGGCGTACCCTGTTTATTTTTTGGGAGGATATGATGGCATTGCGCCTGGGCGATGATGTGCCCGATTTTCAAGCCGAGACCACCGAAGGAACGATCGGTTTCCACGACTATCTCGGCGATAGTTGGGGGATCTTGTTCTCGCACCCCAAGGACTTCACCCCGGTGTGCACCACCGAGCTCGGATACATGGCCGGTCTCAAACCTGAGTTCGACAAACGGAACACGAGAATTGTCGGGCTCAGCATTGACCCTGTTGGCGACCACGAGAAATGGGTCAAGGACATCGAGGAGACCCAGGGCCATACGATCAACTATCCCCTGATCGGCGATACCAACCTGGAAGTCGCAAAGCTGTTCGACATGATCCACCCCAACGCCAGCGGCACCTCCGAAGGGCGGACCGCGGTCGACAACGCGACAGTGCGATCGGTATTCATCATCGGACCCGACAAGAAGCTCAAGGCGACGATTACCTATCCGATGAGCACCGGCCGCAACTTCGACGAGGTGCTGAGGCTGCTCGATTCGTGCCAGCTGACCGCCAAGCACAAGGTCGCGACCCCGGTCAATTGGCAGGAGGGCGATGACGTCATCATCGTTCCCGCGGTCAAGGACGACGAGGCGCGGGAGAAATTTCCCGACGGCTGGAAGTCGCCCAAGCCCTATATCCGGATCGTCCCCCAGCCCAACGACTGACCGGGGAAAGGCCGTGAACGAGAACGCCCCGCCAATAACCGGCGGGGCGTTTTTCTATCGGTCCGGCCGATCGCCGACGGCGGCCGCACGAGCCCACGGCGACGGCGGAATGTGCTACTGTAGGGTGTTGGCAGCGGAAAGGATTCGGTCGTGAAACTTAAATGGATCTTGCTCGGGTTGGCGGCGGTGGTCATCGTCGCCGTCGGCGGCATCATTGCC
This Alphaproteobacteria bacterium DNA region includes the following protein-coding sequences:
- a CDS encoding aspartate kinase, with product MARIVQKFGGTSVADVDRIRGVAEKVKREIDLGNEVAVVVSAMAGETNRLARLTEAVAPMHDAREYDVVVSAGEQVTCGLLAMALQQMGIDARSWLGWQIPVRTDGSHGKARIEHIDAREIDRRMIAGQVPILPGFQGVGSDNRVTTLGRGGSDTSAVALAATLQADRCDIYTDVDGVYTCDPRIVSKAKKLHKITYEEMLEMASLGAKVLQTRAVTMGMKHQVRLQVRSSFDDVPGTLVVDEGEIVEKEIVSGIAYNRDEAKITLANVADKPGIAAAIFGPLADSNINVDMIVQNVSADGSTTDLTFTVSKSDLDRAVTVLAANSDDIGYREITPDPHVVKVSVIGVGMRSHAGVAQRMFSTLAEKGINIQVISTSEIKVSVLIAEEYAELALRALHTAYGLDAD
- the ubiG gene encoding bifunctional 2-polyprenyl-6-hydroxyphenol methylase/3-demethylubiquinol 3-O-methyltransferase UbiG; this translates as MAAAKAKAKRISRGSTIDDDEVARFAALAEDWWDPTGPLRSLHKLNPVRLKFIRDRVANHFGRDPLDPAPLHGLRLLDIGCGGGLLCEPMRRLGASVVGIDAAERNVAVARIHAEQGRLDIDYRHGSAEDLAASGARFDVVLTMEVVEHVADVELFLSACADLLDPGGCLVAATINRTAKAFALAIVGAEYVLGWLPRGTHDWREFVRPSEMVEALRAGDVAVNELTGVIYNPINDAWSTSRDLDVNYMAFATKPAGGD
- a CDS encoding DUF1178 family protein, whose protein sequence is MIKYQLQCQECTHAFEAWFRSSDSFDALAAAGEVACAACGGAKVEKAIMAPRLAHSGSEKSAPADAHKTVMVARKAREAMLELRRKVESNCDYVGEKFPEEARRIHYGETEERGIYGEADKEEHDALRDEGIEVQRIPWVDRTEH
- a CDS encoding class I SAM-dependent methyltransferase, with amino-acid sequence MTRHHRRGLPAPWIVRFGALIRTGGTVLDVACGSGRHTLHFLERGYHVVASDIDVSRLDDLTEFPYLEIVQADLESGAWPFAGRTFDGIVVANYLYRPLFPLLSGALAPGGVLLYETFAHGNERFGRPRNPDHLLRPGELLDAFGPALHVIAFEQGIIDPPQRAAIQRLCAGRAEQGDKLWPLAP
- a CDS encoding peroxiredoxin, yielding MALRLGDDVPDFQAETTEGTIGFHDYLGDSWGILFSHPKDFTPVCTTELGYMAGLKPEFDKRNTRIVGLSIDPVGDHEKWVKDIEETQGHTINYPLIGDTNLEVAKLFDMIHPNASGTSEGRTAVDNATVRSVFIIGPDKKLKATITYPMSTGRNFDEVLRLLDSCQLTAKHKVATPVNWQEGDDVIIVPAVKDDEAREKFPDGWKSPKPYIRIVPQPND